One region of Labrus bergylta chromosome 23, fLabBer1.1, whole genome shotgun sequence genomic DNA includes:
- the fbxo7 gene encoding F-box only protein 7 — protein sequence MKLRVRIHRQTSRVDLPGEEPSVTDLRDHIKETLLCSLQISADTEFSLSLNGSEPLTDAGQTLSSCGIVSGDLICVILPESAAADIPDSSMESVSSSTNTTSANSVSSGTSSTETQRHTAEMSSSQPGGSSSISADCEQLATASSSCWEPMLCSEAEEGQAPLSLELLYQSAQTAGPSDAVMVAANQLMLETGFVPQGCGLKAAEMPAGWRSAGGVYRLQYVHPLCENSVVSVLALCMGPVLVINATLKVNETVDTIPKLTLNPRSYVTDLCPGDGAAAAFKDLKKLSRIFKDQLAYQLIAAARAAMSLPVAFGLAALPPELTLRILRLLDVTSVVRLSSVCKHLNNATDDSTLWRHLYRRDFTDSDPSRPRDSDWKQIYKRSHKHRSELRRLSHPRSLPPLPWNPPDIFPPFPPFPLPLAPPVPGIIGGAYDQRPEELPRGLLPRPRFDPISALRNPERRPQGDPRRYRPLGGRPADVRRGFI from the exons ATGAAGCTTCGTGTTCGGATCCATCGGCAGACCAGCAGGGTGGACTTGCCGGGAGAAGAACCCAGTGTGACTGACCTCAGAGACCACATCAAGGAGACGCTCCTGTGCTCGCTGCAGATCAG TGCAGACACAgagttcagtttgtctctgaacgGCTCAGAGCCTCTCACAGACGCCGGACAGACTCTGTCGTCCTGCGGCATCGTGTCCGGAGATTTGATCTGCGTCATCCTGCCCGAGTCTGCAGCCGCCGACATCCCAGACTCCTCCATGGAGAGCGTATCCTCCTCCACCAACACCACCTCTGCAAACTCTGTCAGCTCGGGAACAAGCAGCACTGAGACCCAGAG ACACACGGCAGAGATGTCTTCCTCCCAG CCCGGCGGCAGCAGTAGCATCTCTGCAGACTGCGAGCAGCTCGCCACGGcgtcctcctcctgctgggAGCCGATGCTCTGCAGCGAGGCCGAGGAGGGTCAGGCTCCTCTCTCACTCGAGCTCCTCTACCAGTCGGCCCAGACCGCCGGGCCCAGCGACGCCGTCATGGTGGCCGCCAACCAGCTTATGTTGGAGACCGGGTTTGTTCCTCAG ggcTGTGGGCTGAAAGCTGCTGAGATGCCTGCAGGTTGGAGGTCAGCTGGTGGAGTTTACAGACTGCAGTATGTTCACCCTCTGTGTGAGAACAGCGTGGTGTCTGTGCTGGCGTTGTGTATGGGCCCCGTGCTCGTCATCAACG cgaCTCTGAAGGTGAACGAAACCGTCGACACGATCCCCAAACTGACCCTGAACCCCCGCAGCTACGTGACTGACCTGTGCCCAG GAGACGGTGCAGCCGCAGCTTTTAAAGACCTGAAGAAACTGTCCCGGATATTTAAAGACCAGCTGGCGTACCAGCTGATCGCTGCAGCCAgagcag CGATGTCTCTGCCCGTGGCGTTCGGTCTGGCCGCTCTTCCTCCTGAACTCACCCTCAGGATCCTCCGGCTGCTGGACGTCACCTCTGTGGTCAGACTGTCGTCCGTCTGCAAACACTTGAACAACGCCACAGACGACTCCACGCTGTGGAGACACCTGTACCGCAGAGACTTCACAG attcagatccaAGCAGACCCAGAGACTCGGACTGGAAGCAG ATCTACAAACGCTCCCACAAACATCGCTCTGAACTCCGTCGTCTGTCTCACCCCcgatccctccctcctctcccctggaACCCGCCGGACATCTTCCCACCCTTCCCACCCTTCCCCCTCCCGCTCGCCCCTCCTGTGCCCGGCATCATCGGGGGTGCTTACGACCAGAGACCCGAGGAGCTCCCCCGCGGCCTCCTGCCCCGGCCTCGCTTCGACCCCATCAGCGCGCTCCGAAATCCGGAGAGGCGACCTCAGGGCGACCCCCGGAGATATCGTCCGCTGGGGGGGCGACCTGCAGACGTGCGGCGAGGTTTCATCTGa
- the xpot gene encoding exportin-T, which yields MACQSVAAVMDEQALLGLNPNADARYRQRAMAYFEQLKESQDAWEVCAEALAKGIYNDDHVKFFCFQVLEHQIKFRHAGLSGVQQQLIRETLMKWLQCQLMNAHPEKPFIRNKAAQVFALTFVMEYLTLWPKFFFDVLSLVGLNPHGVDIYLRTLMAIDAEVVDRDILHPPEATRRNTLIKDGMREQCIPHLVESWFQILQTYQQSHPELTCQCLEVVGAYVSWIDLNLIANDRFVNLLLSQMSVEELREEACDCLFEIVNKGMDPVDKTKLVESLCRVLQSAGFFNVEQEEDVDFLAKFSRLVNGMGQSLVLSWTKLSKTGNVKETAETLQAVEAKVPLMLQLLVHEDDDISANIVSFCYEYLHVLKQLPQLTDQQKTSIEAIMLAVMKKLTYDDEYNFENEGEDEAMFVEYRKQLKMLLDRLAQVSPELLLEAVRRVFNNSMQSWQTAPFMEVEVAIRLLYMLGEALPASHGAHFSGDTAKTSALQDMMRTLVACGVSGYQHSSVSLEFFETVVRYDKFFLVEPQHIPNVLMAFLDHRGLRHNSPKVRSRVAYLFSRFVKTLHKHMNAFIEDILTRIQDLLELAPPENGFPAMLTSDDQLFMFETAGVLIVNGESPVERKQALMRSLLLPLMDAFRLLLAKMQQETEEERQTVLGDCLSHAIGFASRTSKAFSNKQTVKQCGCTEVYRDCLQTFLPALSCPVQRGVLRSSVRSFLHRMIICMEEEVLPFIPAASEHMLKDCEAKDLQEFIPLISQITAKFKRQVSPFLQQVFMPLVLAIFEVLGRPAEENDQAAALEKQMLRRSYFTFIQTITGSGMNEVMANQVAENIERVVFTIIQGAVDFPDPVAQKTCFIVLSKLVELWGGKDGMVGFPDFIYKHIVPACFLAPLKPTFDLSDAQTVLTLSECAVTLKMIHLKRGPEFIQFLQHEYLPSLQVSPEISQELCQVVQQPDIKVLKNYIKAFFQRAKL from the exons TTGAGCAGCTGAAGGAGTCTCAGGATGCCTGGGAGGTTTGTGCAGAGGCGCTCGCTAAAGGGATTTATAA TGACGACCATGTGAAGTTCTTCTGCTTCCAAGTTTTGGAGCATCAGATAAAGTtcag gcaCGCCGGCCTGAGTGgagttcagcagcagctcatcaGAGAGACGCTGATGAAGTGGCTCCAGTGTCAG CTGATGAACGCTCACCCCGAGAAGCCGTTCATCAGGAACAAGGCGGCCCAGGTGTTCGCCCTCACCTTCGTCATGGAGTATCTGACTCTGTGGCCCAAGTTCTTCTTCGACGTGCTGTCTCTGGTGGGTCTGAACCCGCACGGCGTCGACATCTACCTGAGGACGCTGATGGCCATCGACGCCGAGGTGGTGGACCGAGACATCCTGCACCCGCCTGAG GCAACTCGTAGAAACACTCTGATCAAAGACGGGATGAGGGAGCAGTGCATCCCTCACCTGGTGGAGTCGTGGTTTCAGATCCTGCAGACGTACCAGCAGTCCCACCCGGAGCTCACCTGTCAGTGTCTGGAGGTGGTGGGCGCCTACGTCAGCTGGATCGACCTCAACCTCATCGCCAACGACCG gtTTGTGAACCTGCTGCTGAGTCAGATGTCTGTGGAGGAGCTCCGTGAGGAGGCGTGCGACTGCCTCTTTGAAATCGTGAACAAAGGGATGGACCCGGTGGATAAAACCAAGCTGGTGGAGTCTCTGTGTCGGGTTCTGCAGTCTGCAGGATTCTTCAACGTGGAACAG GAGGAGGACGTGGACTTCCTGGCCAAGTTTTCCCGCCTGGTGAACGGGATGGGTCAGAGTCTGGTGCTGAGCTGGACCAAGCTGTCCAAGACGGGGAACGTGAAGGAGACGGCGGAGACGCTGCAGGCCGTGGAGGCCAAAGTGCCTCtgatgctgcagctgctggtgcACGAGGACGACGACATCTCGGCCAACATCGTCAGCTTCTGCTACGAGTACCTGCACGTCCTCAAACAG CTCCCTCAGCTGACGGACCAGCAGAAAACCAGCATCGAG GCGATCATGCTCGCCGTCATGAAGAAGCTGACGTACGACGACGAGTACAACTTTGAAAACGAG GGCGAAGACGAGGCGATGTTTGTGGAGTACAGGAAGCAGCTGAAGATGCTGCTGGATCGTCTGGCGCAGGTTTCCCccgagctgctgctggaggccGTGCGGCGAGTCTTCAACAACAGCATGCA gagCTGGCAGACGGCTCCGTTCATGGAGGTGGAGGTCGCCATCCGGCTGCTCTACATGCTCGGCGAGGCTCTGCCGGCGTCGCACGGCGCTCATTTCTCCGGAGACACGGCGAAGACGAGCGCGCTGCAGGACATGATGAGGACG CTGGTGGCGTGCGGCGTCAGCGGGTATCAGCACAGCTCGGTGTCTCTGGAGTTCTTCGAGACGGTCGTCCGATACGATAAGTTCTTCCTGGTGGAGCCGCAGCACATCCCCAACGTCCTG ATGGCGTTTCTGGACCACAGAGGACTGAGACACAACAGCCCGAAGGTCCGCAGCAGAGTGGCATACCTGTTCTCCAGATTCGTCAAAACTCTGCA TAAACACATGAACGCCTTCATCGAGGACATCCTGACCCGGATCCAGGACCTGCTGGAGCTCGCTCCTCCG GAGAACGGTTTCCCGGCGATGCTGACCAGCGACGACCAGCTGTTCATGTTCGAGACGGCGGGCGTGCTGATCGTGAACGGAGAGAGTCCCGTGGAGAGGAAACAGGCGCTGATGAGGAGTCTGCTGCTTCCTCTCATGGACGCCTTCCGCCTGCTGCTCGCCAAAATGCAGcaggagacggaggaggagaggcagacGGTGCTCGGCGACTGTCTGAGCCACGCCATCGGATTCGCCAG TCGGACCAGCAAGGCGTTCAGCAACAAGCAGACGGTGAAGCAGTGCGGCTGCACCGAGGTCTACAGAGACTGCCTGCAGACCTTCCTGCCCGCGCTGAGCTGTCCCGTCCAGCGGGGGGTGCTGCGGAGCTCTGTGCGCTCCTTCCTGCACAGGATGATCATCtgcatggaggaggaggtgctgcCCTTCATCCCCGCCGCCTCCGAGCACATGCTGAAGGACTGCGAGGCCAAAGACCTGCAGGAGTTCATCCCGCTCATCAGCCAGATCACCGCCAAGTTCAAG CGGCAGGTGTCCCCCTTCCTGCAGCAGGTCTTCATGCCGCTCGTCCTCGCCATCTTCGAGGTGCTGGGCCGGCCGGCGGAGGAGAACGACCAGGCGGCGGCTCTGGAGAAACAGATGCTGAGAAGGAGCTACTTCACCTTCATCCAGACGATCACAGGGAGCGGGATGAACGAGGTCATGGCCAATCAGG TGGCGGAGAATATCGAGCGAGTCGTCTTCACCATCATCCAGGGAGCCGTGGACTTCCCCGACCCCGTCGCTCAGAAAACCTGCTTCATCGTCCTCTCCAAGCTGGTGGAGCTGTGGG GAGGAAAAGACGGCATGGTGGGTTTCCCCGACTTCATCTACAAACACATCGTGCCCGCGTGTTTCCTCGCTCCTCTCAAACCGACGTTCGACCTCTCAGACGCTCAGACCGTCCTG ACGCTGTCGGAGTGCGCCGTCACTCTGAAGATGATTCATCTCAAACGG GGGCCGGAGTTCATTCAGTTCCTGCAGCACGAATATCTACCTTCACTCCAGGTGTCTCCAGAAATCTCACAG GAGCTTTGTCAAGTTGTTCAGCAGCCGGATATCAAAGTCCTGAAAAACTACATAAAG gCGTTCTTCCAGCGAGCGAAGCTGTAG
- the kiaa0930 gene encoding uncharacterized protein KIAA0930 homolog has translation MASFPGLCQAVGPAEEENGELDGSLQTMLKAIADERNRLNIRQEISGLGCFKDDRIVFWTWMFSTYFMEKWTPRQDDMLFYVRRKLAYVSADNTEGKKVEVEVYRRDSKKLPGLGDPDIDWEESVYLNLILQKLDYVVTCAVCTRSDAGDIHIHKKKCQEVFASPSKHAMDSKGEESKMSYPNIFFMIDNFEEVFSDMTVGEGEMVCVELVASDKSNTFQGVIFQGSIRYEALKKVYDNRVSVAAKMAQRMSFGFYKYNNMEFVRMKGPQGKGHAEMAVSRVPTGDTSPCGTEEDAVSPVHERVTSFSTPPTPERNRPSFFSPSLRRKVPRNRNAEMKKSHSANDSEEFFREEDDEDLHTATNLRSRSLSGTGRSLVGSWLKLNRTEDYFLLYSHLTYVTLPLHRITADILEVRQKPILMT, from the exons ATGGCGTCCTTCCCCGGTTTGTGTCAGGCTGTCGGGCCCGCGGAGGAGGAGAACGGAGAGCTGGACGGATCGCTGCAGACGATGCTGAAGGCCATCGCCGACGAGAGGAACCGACTGAACATCCGACAGGAGATCAGCGGGCTGG gttgtTTTAAAGATGACCGCATCGTGTTCTGGACCTGGATGTTCTCCACGTACTTCATGGAGAAGTGGACTCCTCGACAGGACGACATGCTGTTCTACGTCCGCAGGAAGCTCGCCTACGTCAGCGCGGACAACACCGAGGGAAAAAAG gtggagGTTGAGGTTTATAGGAGAGACTCCAAGAAGCTGCCCGGCCTCGGAGACCCGGACATCGACTGGGAGGAGAGCGTCTACCTGAACCTCATCCTGCAGAAG TTGGACTACGTGGTGACATGTGCAGTCTGCACGCGCTCAGACGCAGGAGACATCCACATCCACAAGAAGAAATGTCAG GAAGTGTTTGCGTCTCCCAGCAAACACGCCATGGACAGCAAAGGAGAGGAGTCCAAGATGAGCTACCCGAACATCTTCTTCATGATCGACAACTTCGAGGAG GTGTTCAGTGACATGACGGTGGGCGAGGGCGAGATGGTGTGCGTGGAGCTGGTGGCGAGCGACAAAAGCAACACCTTCCAGGGCGTCATCTTCCAGGGTTCGATCCGCTACGAGGCCCTCAAGAAGGTCTACGACAACCGG GTCAGTGTTGCAGCCAAGATGGCCCAGCGGATGTCTTTCGGCTTCTACAAATACAACAACATGGAGTTTGTGAGGATGAAGGGTCCGCAGGGAAAAGGCCACGCGGAGATGGCCGTCAGCAGGGTGCCGACGGGCGACACCTCCCCCTGCGGCACCGAGGAGGACGCGGTGTCCCCCGTGCACGAGAGG GTGACGTCGTTCAGCACGCCTCCCACGCCAGAGAGGAACCGCCCGTCTTTCTTCTCGCCGTCTCTCCGGCGCAAAGTTCCTCGAAACCGAAACGCAGAGATGAAGAAGTCTCACTCTGCCAACGACAGCGAGGAGTTCTTCAGGGAGGAGGACGACGaag ATCTTCACACGGCCACAAACCTGCGCTCTCGCTCGCTGTCGGGCACCGGGCGCTCTCTGGTCGGTTCCTGGCTCAAACTGAACCGCACTGAAGACTACTTCCTGCTCTACTCTCACCTGACCTACGTGACGCTGCCGCTGCACCGCATCActgcag ACATCCTGGAGGTGCGGCAGAAGCCAATCCTGATGACATAG
- the rtcb gene encoding RNA-splicing ligase RtcB homolog produces the protein MSRSYNDELQYLEKINGTCWRIKKGFVPNMQVEGIFYVNDPLEKLMFEELRNACRGGGVGGFLPAMKQIGNVAALPGIIHRSIGLPDVHSGYGFAIGNMAAFDMNDPDAVVSPGGVGFDINCGVRLLRTNLDEGDVQPVKEQLAQSLFDHIPVGVGSKGVIPMGAKDLEEALEMGVDWSLREGYAWAEDKEHCEEYGRMLQADPNKVSSKAKKRGLPQLGTLGAGNHYAEIQVVDEIYNDYAAKKMGIDHKGQVCVMIHSGSRGLGHQVATDALVAMEKAMKRDKITVNDRQLACARITSAEGQDYLKGMAAAGNYAWVNRSSMTFLTRQAFSKVFNTTPDDLDMHVIYDVSHNIAKVEEHMVDGKQKTLLIHRKGSTRAFPPHHPLIPVDYQLTGQPVLIGGTMGTCSYVLTGTEQGMTETFGTTCHGAGRALSRAKSRRNLDFQDVLDKLADQGIAIRVASPKLVMEEAPESYKNVTDVVNTCHDAGISKKAIKLRPIAVIKG, from the exons ATGAGCCGGAGTTATAATGACGAGCTGCAGTACCTGGAGAAGATCAACGGAACCTGCTGGAGGATTAAAAAGGGTTTCGTTCCTAACATGCAG GTCGAGGGGATCTTCTACGTGAACGATCCTCTGGAGAAGCTGATGTTTGAGGAGCTTCGTAACGCCTGTCGAGGAGGAG GTGTGGGCGGATTCCTTCCAGCCATGAAACAGATCGGGAACGTGGCGGCTCTGCCCGGGATCATTCAC AGGTCCATCGGCCTCCCCGACGTTCACTCTGGTTACGGGTTTGCGATCGGGAACATGGCGGCCTTCGACATGAACGACCCCGATGCTGTCGTGTCTCCAG GTGGTGTCGGCTTCGACATAAACTGCGGCGTGCGGCTGCTGAGGACGAACCTGGACGAGGGCGACGTGCAGCCGGTGAAGGAGCAGCTCGCTCAGTCTCTGTTCGACCACATCCCGGTGGGGGTCGGGTCCAAGGGGGTCATCCCCATGGGGGCCAA GGACCTGGAGGAGGCTCTGGAGATGGGGGTGGACTGGTCTCTGAGGGAGGGGTACGCCTGGGCCGAGGATAAGGAGCACTGCGAGGAGTACGGCAGGATGCTGCAGGCCGACCCCAACAAGGTTTCCTCCAAGGCCAAGAAGAGAGGCCTGCCACAG CTCGGGACTCTGGGAGCAGGAAATCACTACGCTGAGATCCAGGTGGTCGATGAGATCTATAACGACTACGCCGCCAAGAAGATGGGCATCGACCACAAAGGACAGGTGTGCGTGATGATCCACAGCGGCAGCAGAGGACTCGGGCACCAGGTGGCTACAG ACGCTCTGGTCGCCATGGAGAAGGCGATGAAGAGGGACAAGATCACGGTGAACGACCGTCAGCTGGCGTGTGCTCGCATCACGTCCGCGGAGGGTCAGGACTACCTGAAGGGGATGGCGGCGGCAGGAAACTACGCCTGGGTCAACCGCTCGTCCATGACCTTCCTCACCCGACAG GCGTTCTCCAAAGTGTTCAACACGACGCCGGACGACCTGGACATGCACGTCATCTACGACGTCTCTCACAACATCGCCAAAGTGGAGGAGCACATGGTGGACGGGAAGCAGAAGACGCTGCTGATCCACCGCAAAGGCTCCACGCGGGCGTTCCCGCCGCACCACCCGCTCATCCCCGTCGACTACCAG CTGACGGGTCAGCCGGTTCTGATCGGGGGGACGATGGGGACCTGCAGCTACGTCCTCACGGGGACCGAACAAGGCATGACGGAGACGTTCGGCACCACCTGTCACGGAGCG ggtcGCGCTCTGTCTCGAGCAAAGTCTCGCAGAAACCTGGACTTCCAGGACGTCCTGGACAAACTGGCCGATCAGGGGATCGCCATCCGAGTCGCTTCACCCAAACTGGTCATGGAGGAG GCTCCCGAGTCGTACAAGAACGTGACGGACGTGGTCAACACGTGTCACGACGCTGGGATCAGTAAGAAGGCGATCAAACTGAGACCCATCGCTGTGATCAAAGGATGA